ATACGAGTTAGCCGGTTGATTACCTGCGGTATGTTGATAGTAGCGAGTCCCACCAGGAACGGCTGTAGCTTGTGGCAATAAGAGTGACAAACCCTGCCAATAGAGTTCTTTGCTGGCTTGATAGTTAAAGCGGGCAGCATTTAAGACCGGATCACTAAATGCTGCCTCTTGATAGAGGCGAATCAGATCTGAAGCTTGCCCAACATTGGCAGCATTCCCACTCAGGTTGGAGGGTGCTGGGCTACTGGGTATGGCTTGTTTTGGGGCGATCACCATTTGAGGTGGCATATCTAGGCCCACTAAGGACTGTGCACTCATGGGGGTTGGCAATAAAGGCTTGGCCCCATTAGCGCTTTGTGCAAAGGTGCTTGGTGAGATGAAGCTGAGTCCGAGCGCCTGGCTTAGGAGTAAACCTAAGGTGCTGAGTTTCGAAAGGCGAAAGCGGGGCGGGTTCATCTCATTCAGATACGTTTTTGTGTGCAATGAAGTTTAAGGCTTATTTGTGTAGAACGCCTTAATTGGCCACCATTTTGCCAAATCCCCTCCAAGGGTTTGATCTATCTATAAAATTGCGGCTATGGATCTAATTTTGCTAGGCAAGGCCTTAATACTGGGGGTAGTGGAAGGCTTAACAGAGTTTTTGCCCATCTCCAGCACGGGGCATCTCATTTTGGTGGGCGACTTACTTGACTTCAATGACGAAAGGGGCAAAGCCTTCGAAGTCATCATTCAGTTTGGTGCCATTTTGGCGGTTTGCTGGGAGTTTCGTGAAAAGCTCTGGAAAGTCGCCTCTACAGTTAAAAGTAGCGCGATTTCCCGTCGTTTTATTCTCAATCTCCTGATTGCCTCTATTCCGGCAATGGGCTTAGCATTCATATTTGGCAAGCACATTAAAGCGGTATTGTTTGCTCCTATTCCGGTAGCAAGTGCTTTTATATTGGGCGCGTTGGTCATTTTTTGGGCTGAACGTCGTCAAACCAAACTGATGCATTCCCCGGGTAAGGCGCATATTCAATCAGTTGATGATTTAACCTCTTTGGATGCGCTGAAGGTTGGTCTTGCTCAATGTGCCGCATTAATTCCAGGAACCTCTCGTTCGGGCGCAACCATTATTGGCGGTATGTTATTTGGTTTGCCTCGTGCAGTTGCGACCGAGTTTTCTTTCTTCCTAGCAATTCCCGTGATCGGCGGTGCAACTGCTTACGAACTTCTCAAGCTTTGGAAAAATCCAGTGTCCTTATCTAGTGACTTTACTTTAGCAATTGTGGTGGGCTTTATCGCCGCTTTTATCTCTGCTTTTATTTGTGTGCGCTGGTTGATTCATTATGTCGCTGGACATAATTTCATTCCATTCGCCTGGTATCGAATTGTCTTTGGTGTGCTGGTATTGGTAAGTGCATACACCGGCCTCGTGGCTTGGTCTCACTAATTTAAATCAATGAAATATTAATAGACGCAGATTGGAATAAATATGGATGTATCGATTGATGCTATTACCAATAACATTCAACTGGCATTGGCCCCAGTATTTTTATTAACTGCAGTAGCTACCTTGATTAATGCGATCTCTGCTCGCTTAGCACGATCAGTAGATCGTATGCGCGCTATTCAACACCGAATTCAGGAGGGCGGAATTCAGGATCCAGACATCTTAAAGCATATGATGAAAGAGGCAAATGAGGCAAAGGTACGCGGTCGTCTTTGTACGGCTGCCATCTTTTTTGATGTCTTAAGTGGTGTATTTATTTCTTTAACAGTCTTAGAGTTATTTTTCTTCCAAGCCGGTGCCGTGCGTTCCTTGCAGGCTACTTATGTGATTTGGACATTTGTGCTTGGTCTCATATCATTCATGACATCCTTATCTATCGTTTTAGGTGAAGTGGTCTATGCCTATCGCTCAGCGGGGTGGAATACTCCATTCCCAAAATAAAGGTATTGCTACAGTGACTTTTCCTAGAACAGATCGTATTCGCTCATTTGTGTTGAGGGCTGGCAGAACAACCGCTGGTCAGCAGCGCGCTATCGATGACTTAGGTCCTCAGTTCTTGGTGCCGTTTCAAGATACGGCATTAGATCTTCCACAGGCATTCAATGGTTCGTCGCATCCCAAGATATTAGAAATTGGTTTTGGGATGGGTGAGACGACTGCCAAAATTGCTGCTTTACGCGCTGAAGATGATTTTTTGGCGATCGAAGTGCATCCACCGGGTGTGGGTGCTTTGCTGAAATTAATCGGCGAAAACCAATTGACCAATTTGCGCTTAATTCGGCATGATGCGGTTGAGGTGCTGGAGAAGATGCTTGCCCCAAATTCTTTGGAAGGCATTCATATTTATTTTGCAGATCCTTGGCACAAGAAGCGTCATCACAAGCGTCGCCTGATTCAGGCGGAGTTTGTAAAATTGTTAGTCTCACGCCTAAAGCCTGGCGCCTATTTACATTTGGCTACCGACTGGCATAACTATGCCGAGCAAATGCTCTTGGTATTAAATGCAGAATCAGCTCTTGTTAATACATCTACCGAGCAAGTGCAGGTAGAGACATTCACAGCGGAAGATGTAGCTAAATCTGAAGATTCAAAAGAATTCAGGCCTACTCTAGAGCAGCTCAGCGCTATGCATCCTGGATACGTGGAGAGACCCGCTTACCGACCGATTACCAAGTTTGAGAACCGCGGCATTAAGCTGGGTCATGGAGTTTGGGATTTGGTTTACAAAAAGAAATAAAGCCGCTATTCAGCGGCTTGATTGATTTACTTTGCTGCCGTAATCCTTGCTCTTACAGTCCCAAGCAAACGTACTTGAGCTCAAGGTACTCATCCATGCCGTAGATGCTACCTTCACGTCCTAAGCCGGATTGCTTTACCCCTCCAAATGGACCCACTTCATTAGAGATAATTCCTGAGTTCACTCCCACAATGCCGTACTCCAATGCTTCGGCCGCCTTCCAGATGCGACCAATATCTCGGCTGTAAAAGTAGGAGGCCAAGCCAAATTGGCTATTGTTCGCCAACCTTATTGCTTCCTCATCACTTTCAAAGGCAATGATGGGGGCTACTGGGCCAAAGGTTTCCTCATAAGTAATGAGCATGTCATTAGTCACATTGGACAAAATGGTTGGCTCATAGAAAGTGCCGCCCAAGGAAGATCGCTTTCCGCCGCTAATGAGCTTTGCACCTTTGCTAAGCGCATCAGCCACATGTTTCTCCACCTTCTCTAGTGCTGCTTGTTCAATCAGGGGGCCTTGAGTTGTGCCGGCTTCCATGCCGTTACCCACCTTAATCACTTGAATGGCTTTAGCAAACTTTTCCACAAATTGATCGAGGACATTCTTGTGTACATAGAAGCGATTTGCGCAAACACAGGTTTGACCAGAATTACGATACTTAGATGCCATTGCACCAGAGACTGCTGCATCGATATCTGCATCTTCAAACACAATGAAAGGCGCATGACCACCAAGCTCAAGTGCTAATTTTTTTACGGTAGGCGCGCACTGAGCCATCAAAATGCGACCCACTTCTGTGGAGCCAGTAAATGAGAGGTGACGCACTACAGGTGAAGCACAGAGCGTTTTACCAATCGCAATCGATTGATCGGCATCTGCCGTCAGAATGTTGACCACGCCAGCTGGGACACCAGCGCGCTGAGCAAGTTCAGCTAGAGCTAGGGCGGACAGTGGAGTTAGCTCAGCTGGTTTGATGACAATCGTGCAACCGGCAGCCATTGCTGGTGCAATCTTGCGGGTAATCATCGCAATCGGAAAGTTCCAGGGTGTAATCGCCACGCAGACACCAATCGGTTGCTTCATGACGATGAGGCGTTTATCACTCCATGTCGTACTTGGAATAGAGCCTGCTACGCGTTTTGCTTCCTCTGCAAACCATTCAATAAATGAGGCGCCGTAGGCTACTTCACCGGCTGCCTCCACTAAGGGCTTGCCTTGCTCTAGGGTCATGAGGGTGGCCAGGTCTTGCGTATTTTGAATAACAAGATCAAACCATCTTCGCATGATGCTAGCGCGTTCTTTGGCGGTTTTACTTTTCCATTCTTGGAAAGCGCTCTCTGCAGCCTGGATGGCTAGCTCTGCATCTTTAGTCTCAAGATTGCTTACTTGAGCAATTTCTTCGCCGGTAGCCGGATTGGTCACTGCGAAAGTATTGGCAGTCTTTACCCAACCACCGTTAATGAAGGCCTCTTCTTTAAAAAGGCTTGGATCTTTGAGTAACTTACGAATATCTATCTTTTGCATGACAAAGTCTCCAAAATCGTTCTAGCTATTGATGTTTAGTAGCTTAATGTATTTGATCAATTGATTTTATCCCTCAAGCAAAGGTAATGAAAAACCCCCGGACTCTGGAGGAGTGCAGGGGTTGGTGAGGCGCCTTGAGAAAGACTGACTTATATTAACTTAGCCTGCCTGAATCTCTGTGCTGCGGAGTTTTTGAGCTAAGAGGTCTAGTACGCCGTTGACGTATTTATGGCCATCGGTACCGCCAAAGGTCTTGGCAAGTTCTACAGCCTCATTGATAGCCACTTTGTATGGCACAGATAAATCGATAGCTAGCTCATAAACGCCAATTAACAAAGCGGCGTGTTCTACAGGTGAGAGCTCATTAATAGGGCGATCTAGCGCAGGAGTGATGATGCCTTCGAGTTCATCCGTACGCTCTAATACGCCAGCAAAGATGCCCTGAAACAAGTCATGCTGGCAGCGACGAAAGCCAGGATCTTCAGCTAACTGTTTGGCAATAGCTGCGGCATTTGGCAGGCTACCTGCGCGACGCATCACCAGGCTTTGATACACGCCCTGTAAGGCGTATTCACGAGCACGGCGACGTGGTGTGAGGGAGCGCTTTGGTGCGCTAGCCACAGGGGCTTGTGAAGTTGCTGGGGTTTTAGTCATATCAATCTTTATTCTTCGCTAGGATTGATTTCAAAATCAATGTCTGGTGTGAGAGCTAATGCTAAGTTGGCCATTTCAACTACGGCTTTTGCGCAATCGGCACCCTTTACTTGAACGCGAACCTGAGCCTGCTCATCTGTCTCGCAGGTGAGGACACCATTCGCGATTGGTAATCCAGACTCCAGGCAAACACGGGTGATGCCAGCACCAGATTCATTCGACACGAGTTCAAAGTGATAAGTCTCGCCACGGATGATTGCGCCTAGCGCAACCAAGCCATCGAACTCACCTGTTTCAGCTAACTTTTGCAGTGCAAATGGAATTTCTAATGCGCCCGGCACAGTGACTAACTTGATGTCAGATTGAGAGACGCCTAACTTGATGAGTTCTTCAATACATGCAGTAGTGAGTGCAACGCAGTGTTCTTCATTAAAGCGCGCTTGCACAATGCCAACCCGTAAGTCTTGACCATTTAGATCGCTAGCCAATACGCCTACCGCGGATTCATTGTTTGATGTGTTCATGATGCTTTCGGAATAACTTATAAATTAGATTCAAGATTAGATGCAAAAGGGGTGTAGCCAGTCACCTCCAGCTTATATCCAGATAGGCTTGGCACTGGACTTGGGTTGGCTAGCAAGCGCATCTTTCCTACGCCCAGATCTTTGAGGATTTGCGCGCCGATACCGTAAGTGCGAAAATCGGTTTTGCGAGCCGGCGGTGTCTCGGTATTTTCTGAGTGCGTACCATTGAGCTTGTGAAACTGCGCCAGCCAATCTGCATCGCCGGGAGCTGCAATGCCAGATGCATTGAGTAAAACAGCGACACCAGCCGGTGATGAAGCGAGTTTTTGTAGTGCTTGGGCGAGTGGCCAAGAATGGGTGCTCACATTGGCATCCAAGAAATCTAATGCTGTAAGGGGCTCGTGTACACGTACTAAAGTTTCTGCGCTCTCTGAAGGCTTGCCATGAACCAAAGCTAAGTGAATGCATGAGCTTGGTGTATCGCGATAGACGATGCCTTGGAACTTACCCCAAGGCGTCACAAACTCACGCTCACCTTCGCGCACCACAATGCTTTCATGTTGGCTACGATATTGAATGAGATCTGCAATACTGCCAATCTTTAATTGATGTTCTTTTGCAAACACTAGCAAATCTGGCAAACGTGCCATGCTGCCATCGTCTTTCATGATTTCGCAAATGACGGCGGTAGGCGAGCAGCCCGCCATGGCGGCTAAATCACAACCTGCTTCTGTGTGGCCAGAGCGAATCAATACGCCACCTGGCTGCGCCATTAACGGAAAGATATGTCCTGGCTGAACTAAGTCATTGGGCTTTGCATTAGCGGCAACCGCAGTTTTGATAGTGTGGGCACGATCAGCTGCTGAGATTCCGGTGGTGACGCCACTAGCTGCTTCAATTGAGACTGTGAAATTGGTTCCCATTGAAGTGCCGTTATCACGCACCATCAAGGGCAGGTTAATTTGTTGGCAACGTTCGCGCGTCAAAGTGAGGCAAATCAGTCCACGACCATGTTTGGCCATGAAATTGACTGCTTCAGGGGTGACATGGTCAGCAGCGAGTACTAAATCGCCTTCATTCTCGCGATCTTCTTCATCGACCAAGATCACCATCTTGCCGGCTTTCATGTCAGCAACGATTTCTTCGGTGGAGGCGAGGGTATTTTGCATAGCCCTCTATTTTAAGCTGAGGAGGGGTTTTTGGGTCCCACTTGGCATCCTTAGCTCAATATCCAGCTTTTCTGACGACTGGCACCCATCTAAAGCCTGTTTCTTCTTGATATGGCCTAGGAAAATAGCCCATGCCCAACATTCCGCCTGGATCCGTCAAGAAAACGAACAAGAGACCCGCTAATGCTCATGAATTAGGCGGACAAAGTCATGGCTTTGCATTGCTAGAGGTCCTGGTGGCAATGACCTTGGTAGTGACCAGTTGGATCAGCTTGGGCAACACCTATCAAAAATTAGTGCTGAGCATGGGGCAATTAAGGGAAAAGCGCGTGCAAATACATCAAGAGTTAGATCAACATGAGATTGCCCAAGCCAAAGCAGCAAAAATTAACTCAATAACGAGCATGCCAAAAGTGAGTTTGCGCAGCAAGTCTTTCAAATGAGTTTGCTGGAGTGTCTCGTTGGATTCGCGCTATGTCTTATCTTGGTGGGGCCGCTATTAAAAAATAGTGGGGAGCTTATCGCTAAACAAATTGAGCTTGAGAAAACCCAATCACTCGCACTTGAAGCAGATCGCGCTCTGGAATTGATTGGTCGATCTATTCGGATGGCAGGATATCAGAATTCACCTTCCCTAAGCGCCAAGAGAATGGAAAAATCAAAATACAGTTTTATTCAAATTCAGCAGGGCGTGGGATTTCAAAGTTCAGATTCCATTATGGTGAAACATGAAGTTTCTCGAGGGGTGGATTTTGATTGCATTGGTAACGTTATTACTCAAGAGCGTACCAAGCAGAATTTAGCTCAACATGGATTTATGGTGGATCGACAGGCAAGCATTCCCAAGGGTATGCGCGTGAATGGTGGCTCACTCATTTGCCAGTCTCTGGATCGCCAAGGACGCTTGCAAAACACTACCTTAATGAATGGTATTAATCGTTTATCAATCGAGCCTATACAGGCTAGTACACAGACCGTAGCGCCATCTGATGCGGGTGCACAGACATTCAGGGTGAAATTAGAAATGACTGATGGCGCAAAGATTCAGCGCATATTTGAGCGTACTTTTTCTACAAGAAATCTCTCGTGATTATTGCTTGGGTCTTATCTCTATTGATGCTACTAGCTTCTTTGGTAAACATCTTGGAGCGTTCTGTTGCGCTGGAGCTCATCAGTCTTCATGCTGCAGTCGACTCAGGAAGAAAATTCATTGCATCTGAAAAAGCGCTTTTGGAGTGTGAGGAGTATTTAGGAAATATTGCCGCACTCAATCACTCCGCTTGCCATATTCAATCTGCAGGAAAAAATCTCTGGTTAATTTCAACTAAAGAAAAACCCATACTCCAGATCTTAGTTTCTCTGGATGAAAAGACTAAACAAGCCACCCGCTTAAATTGGCGCCAAGAATTTGAATGAATCGCATGAATGAAAACCAGAATGCAAAAGAAGTGAAGTGCTTAGTAAATGAGCGCGGTGGGAGTTTGCTGGAGTTAATGGCTGTGGTGCTATTGATTACGATCATGGCAGTGATGTCGATGCCGACACTTCAGCACTACATGGCCGTTCGAGAAATCGATACCATTGCCCGCCGTTTTATTGCGCATGCGCAATTTGCCCGAGGCCAGGCTCTCACTCTTGGTATTCCTATTCAGATTGCACCCATAAGCGGCAATCTGTGGGATGAGGGGTGGGTGGTGAGGAATGCCTGTTCAGGCAAGTGTGCCTCATCAGGCTGTGTGGAACGCAATTGGTTTTCTCAAGGGGATATTGCACCCATCTACTTTAAGGGTGGGGGTAAGCAATTTATAGATCCGCACAGCTCAAAACGGGGGATTTTGTTCAATGCGGCTGGTGCCGCTAAAACTAAGCAGGGCGGCTTTGTGGCTAATCGCCTGATATTGGGTCATGAGCAAGATGCAAGCTTGGAAAGACAGTTGATTCTGGGCAGTGGCGGCCGCTGGAGAATTTGCGATCCTTATAAGGACTCCAAAGCCTGTAAGTAGTGCGGGTAAATTTGCTGCTTCTGCCCACAATCGGTTTTAATAGACCCATGTATACCGCTGTTGACCACCAATTGATGAGTGAAGCCTTGGCTGAAGCTCAAAAAGCCCTTTATCTATCCAATCCCAATCCTCGGGTAGGTTGCGTCATCGTCAAAGATGGACAGGTGATTGGTCGAGGCCATACCCAAAGAGTGGGCGGCCCTCATGCCGAAGTTCAGGCATTGGCGGATGTGAAGGCGAAAGGCTTGGATCCTGCTGGATCGACAGTCTATGTCACCTTAGAGCCATGCAACCATACCGGCAGAACCCCACCTTGTGTTGATGCCTTGATCGAGGCGCGGCCCGCCATGGTGATTGTCGCTATGTCTGATCCAAATCCTTTGGTGGGTGGTAAGGGCTTAGAGCGATTGAAGGCTGCAGGAATTGAGGTGCGCTGTGGTTTGTTAGAAGCAGAGGCTAAAGTGCTTAATCGAGGATTTATTTCTCGGATGACGCGAGGTTTGCCTTGGGTGCGGATGAAAATTGCTGCGAGCTTGGATGGGAAGACGGCACTCCCCAATGGCCAGAGCCAGTGGATTACAGGACCACTTGCAAGAGCCGATGGCCATCACTGGCGCGCTCAAGCTTGTGCCATTTTGACGGGCGTAGGTACCGTTAAAGAAGATGATCCAACTCTCAATGTCAGAGAAGTAAAAACGGAGCGTCAGCCATGGCGGGTAATTGTGGATTCCAAATTAGAGACGCCACTACATTCCAAGGTGCTCAAGCAGTTGGATCAATCTGGAGTCATTCTGGTTTGCGCCTCATTAGACTCCCCAGTTGCAAAAGAAAAGGCTGCAGCCTTTGAGGCCCTCGGTATTGAAGTGATTGCCATGGCCAACGCTCACGGCAAAGTAGATTTACCTAAACTCTTTCAGTACCTCGCTCAAGAACGCCATATGAATGAAATCCATGTCGAGGCCGGATTTAAATTGAATGGTTCTTTGCTCCGCGAACATTGTGTCGATGAGCTACTCCTCTACTATGCCCCCTTCTTTATTGGTGAGGGTATTGGTATGGCAAACATTTCACCCTTGGGGGCACTGGATCAACGTCAAGATTGGCAAATGATCGATCAAGATAGATTTGGCTCTGATATCCGTATACGTCTCATCAAGCCCTAATTTTTTATTAAAAGCATCACAAGCTAAAATCACACTATGTTTACTGGAATTATTACTGCCGTTGGCAATATCAAAAGCGCTCAGGAAAAGGGCGATGGCTTACATTTATTGGTAGAAGTGCCGACAGGCTATCTCGATGATGTGGCTTTAGGTGACAGTATTGCTATTCAAGGTGCATGCATGACTGCTACTCAATTGACTAGCAATACTTTTGCATTAGATATTTCTCGCGAGTCTTTAAATAAGACGGTGGGCCTCGATAAAGTGGGCCCTGTAAATCTAGAAAAAGCACTTCGCCTCAATGATCGCTTGGGTGGTCACCTAGTGAGTGGTCACGTTGATGGCGTAGGTAAGGTGGCGCAGTTTGCTGCCGTGGCTAAAGATGCGTATGGTTCATGGTTGCTGCAGATTGAAGCGCCCAAAGAGCTGGCATCATTCTTGGCCTACAAGGGCTCGATCGTAGTGAACGGCGTTTCACTGACGGTCAATCAAACGCATGACACTAAAGATGCTTGCTTAGTCGATATCAATATCATTCCGCATACTCTTGAGAACACGACATTAGGTAAGCTCAAGCAGGGTGATGCAGTGAATCTAGAGGTTGATTTGATCGCGCGTTATGTAGCACGCATGCTAGAAACTAACGCTAAGTGACTACTTTCTTTTGCTAGCCTCTTTGCAAACGGTTAACTGATTTCGTTTGCCAATTGCAATAATAAGTACGACCAGTCTATGGTCAATAACTTCATAAACTAGCCTATAGCCAACTGCTGCTAGTTTGATCTTGTAGAAATTATCTAGATCCCCGTGTAACTTTGCAGAAGCAACTTTAGGATTTTGAATTCGCTTCTCAAGCTGTTTTTTAAACTGGCTGCGAACTGAGTTATCTAATTTTTGCCACTCTTTTAAAGCAAGTACGTTGAACTCAAGACTATAGGTCTTCAAGTTTTACTTTCACGGTTTTCGCACCACTACGTGCCTTAATGACTTTGATAAGGGAGAGATCATCTACCAAGTCAAGAAGAGCTTCGTATGCTTTTGCCGACAATAGATAGGCTTCTGGCTTATTGTGATTCAGGACGGCCACGGGTAGGTCGCCTGCAATCTCTAAAATTTTGCTGGGATTGCGCCTAAGATCAGTCATGCTGACTGTGGTTTTGGCATGAATAGTTTGCGTGATTGTCATAATAAATTACCCATAATTTAGTGCATTATTATGTGTTTTTTACACAAAGTCAAACCCTTTACTTAAGGGGGGATTGCTCTCTTTTGACTTAATTTCTGCGATAGCGCGTCGGATCGCTCAGATTAGCTTGCTTAAAGCCTGCCTGTCTTAAGCGACAAGATTCGCACTCACCACAAGCTTCACCTAAGTCATTAGCTTGGTAGCAGGAAACGGTTTGCGAGTAATCCACGCCTAGCGTGGATCCCAGTTGAATGATTTCTGCCTTACTCATACTGATGATGGGCGCGTGAACCCGAAAGCGATTGTCATTATTGATGGCTTCAACCCCAGCCTTAGTAGCCAGGTTAGCCATCGTTTCAAATGAGGCAACATATTCTGGGCGGCAGTCAGGGTAACCAGAGTAATCAACTGCATTAGCGCCATAAAAAATATCTAATCCACCCAGTGATTCTGCCCAGCCTAAAGCGAGTGAGAGCAGGATGGTATTGCGCGCCGGTACATAGGTGACGGGGATCTCTTGATCCTTGCCTGGATTAATGGGCACATCAATTGTAGAGTCAGTTAATGCGGAGCCACCAAAACGAGTGAGATCTAAATTCACGACCTCGTGACGAATAACCCCCATTTTTTTAGCGATATGTTTCGCCGCAGCCAGCTCTGAGGAGTGGCGTTGCCCATAGCCTACCGATAAAACATAGGGTGCGTAGCCAAGATCTTTTGCAAGCGCGAGAATCGTGCTGGAATCTAATCCGCCAGAAAATAGAATAACTGCAGGAGCATTTGGTTTGCGGGGAGCAATATTCTCAAACGCGGCAGATAGAAAAGACATGGCGAGCGGAACTTACTTGATTGCAGCGTTCAGCTGCTGAGCATCTTTCGCTGACTCAGTATCTGGATACTTACTAATGATCTCGCTAAATGTTTTCTTGGCCGCTGCTTTATTGCCGCTTTCCAATTGCGCATTTCCGAGTGTCAACATCGCAGAAGGAACGCGGGGGTGAGTTGGATAGCGTTTAATCAAGCTTTGTAACTGCGCAATTGCGCCAGCGTAATCTTTGTTGGCATATTTACTATTACCGCTCCAGAAAAGCGCTAATGGTAAATAAGGGCTTTTCGGATAGCGGTTAGCAAATGCGGAGAATCCTTCATCCGCCTTTTTGAGGTTGCCTGCCTGAAAAGCCTTTAATGCATCGTCGTAGGCTTTTTTCTCATTCGGTTGAACTGTGCCGCTGACACCTTCAATCGTGGCGGTGCGAGGCTCAAAATTCCCGAGACGGTTATCTAAATCCTGGTAATACGTTTTTTGGCTGGTGCTGATATCTTCACCTTGCTTCTCCAGGTTCTCTACCTTGCCACGTAATTCCGCATTGTCCGCTTTGAGCTTCTCAATTTGGTTTTGTAAATCCATTTGCGTAGTTGCTAGAGACTTACGTAAGTCAAGAATGGCCTTACGCGCATCATCGTCAGCAAAGAGTGCCCAGGCACTGTTGGACATCCCTAGAAAAATAGTGACGGCACTTAAACAAAACGCTCGTGAGAGCGTTTGTTTAAAAGAGTGATTTGGCTTACGCATGAACATTAGTTCGTGATGTAAACAATATCAGCACGGCGATTCTCTGCCCAAGCGGCTTCATTGTCACCTTCTGCTTTGGGCTTCTCTTTACCAAAGCTCACGGCCTCCATTTGGTCATCAGAGACGCCCATCAAATTAAGTGACTTACGTACTGCGTCTGAACGACGTTGACCCAATGCTAAGTTGTACTCGGCTGTGCCACGCTCGTCGGTATTGCCTTGGATAATGATTTTCTGCTTTGGGTTGGCCTTCAAGAAGCTGGCATGTGCAGATAATTGTTTCTGATATTTGGTCTGAACAGTGTATTCGTTGAGATCAAAATAGACGCTACGCTGGAAGAGTGGGCTGCTTGGATCATTCCATGGCTGTGAGCCGAAGTTGCCACTGCCACCACCATTGGCGCCATCAACATCATCTAATTTGACGCTTGAGCAAGCGGCCAAAAATAATGCTGTTACACCTAC
The window above is part of the beta proteobacterium CB genome. Proteins encoded here:
- a CDS encoding Prevent-host-death protein produces the protein MTITQTIHAKTTVSMTDLRRNPSKILEIAGDLPVAVLNHNKPEAYLLSAKAYEALLDLVDDLSLIKVIKARSGAKTVKVKLEDL
- the exsB gene encoding exsB protein, yielding MSFLSAAFENIAPRKPNAPAVILFSGGLDSSTILALAKDLGYAPYVLSVGYGQRHSSELAAAKHIAKKMGVIRHEVVNLDLTRFGGSALTDSTIDVPINPGKDQEIPVTYVPARNTILLSLALGWAESLGGLDIFYGANAVDYSGYPDCRPEYVASFETMANLATKAGVEAINNDNRFRVHAPIISMSKAEIIQLGSTLGVDYSQTVSCYQANDLGEACGECESCRLRQAGFKQANLSDPTRYRRN
- a CDS encoding TPR repeat-containing protein, with translation MFMRKPNHSFKQTLSRAFCLSAVTIFLGMSNSAWALFADDDARKAILDLRKSLATTQMDLQNQIEKLKADNAELRGKVENLEKQGEDISTSQKTYYQDLDNRLGNFEPRTATIEGVSGTVQPNEKKAYDDALKAFQAGNLKKADEGFSAFANRYPKSPYLPLALFWSGNSKYANKDYAGAIAQLQSLIKRYPTHPRVPSAMLTLGNAQLESGNKAAAKKTFSEIISKYPDTESAKDAQQLNAAIK
- a CDS encoding Peptidoglycan-associated lipoprotein → MKISIARRAATFTLVGVTALFLAACSSVKLDDVDGANGGGSGNFGSQPWNDPSSPLFQRSVYFDLNEYTVQTKYQKQLSAHASFLKANPKQKIIIQGNTDERGTAEYNLALGQRRSDAVRKSLNLMGVSDDQMEAVSFGKEKPKAEGDNEAAWAENRRADIVYITN